The Salvia splendens isolate huo1 chromosome 20, SspV2, whole genome shotgun sequence nucleotide sequence CCTCACAGCAGCTCTCGCGACGGGCAGAGACAGCACGGGCGTCCGTCGGTCTCTCTTCTCTGGCGAAACGTAGCACAGCCGTCCAACTCCTTACACCATTGCTGCTGTTCGAGACTCGTCGAGCTGCTGTCGGTTTGCCGCCGGCAGTTCCGCCGTCTACCGGCAGCCCCGTTCGGCCCCCCTTCCCGGTCCGAAGTTAAGTCCTCTACCCTCTTATCATTTAATAGTTTATTTGGTTTGAGTTTTTGGCGTAACAACTATGTACGTATGTTATATCCTTGAGCATTGGGTACTCTAAAATGGCATTAACTTATCTCTTGTATGAAGCTTGCTGGAGTGAATTTGTGTTTGGCTTTGAACTGAAATCTTGTTACTGATCTAATTTTTGGAAGAAGCATAATGACATCCTTTCACTATTCTGTTTTGTGGGGTTATGGGAACTCTAAGTTCCATTCTAAAATGAAATGCTCCTTAAGTGATGTTGCCGTGTTTACCTGTTGGGGCAATGACTTGAAAGGGATCTTCTTGTTGGACTTACAACACTTGCTAACTTCTTACTCTCAAACTCACTATATTGTTGTGTAAAGCTCAAGTATGTGGAAGGGAGAAATTTAGGCATATGATGGGGTTTTTATAGGCCAACATGGTGTACTTTGAGAGGATTAAATGGCTGTCCACCCTCTTTGTTTTCATGCTGCAGAaaatctctttctttcttgatTCTCACTACTTTTGATTAAGGAAAATTGGTGTTATGCCTATGGAGAGTACTCCTTCATTTATGGCAATTGTTTGATTGTGGCAGGTGGTGCAAGGAGGGAAATGCAGGGGCTGCTTTGAGGGTGGATTTTGCAGGCATTACTTGCCTCTTTGGGTAAGTCCTTGGTCTTCCAATTAAAGAGGGGTTGTCTCCTTCCTTATACCAAAGTTTCCTTTAATTCCCTTGTTCTTTAGTTCACTAGAATTTGTCTCCACCTTGCAGGTTGGGAGAGGACATGGGTTGCCAAGCTGCTGCTCGCGACGGGCTCGCTGCCCCGGGCCCGCGGGTTTGCTGTCCCGGACCCTCGAGCTTGCTGTCGGACCCACCGGCTGATCGGatcagtgttgtcaaaatgtcgttcgggtcgctcgggtcgcccgggtcgagaccatcaccgccccaacatgggtgggttgatcgagacACAGGGTCGCCGCTGGGTCGCCCGGGTCGGGTGTGTCGGCTGGGTCGCCCAAACACATGCTGCGCAGTCATGTTTTAAGATAAATCCCTAAATCTTTTTTATGTAAATCATTCCCTTCGATGCTGATTtgtttttactaaaataaacataatataaaagtaaaacttACCTAAAAATTTGCTCTCTcttattttctcaaatctctcacatgttttctgactctctcaatcacaattctctatatatatgcatgcaccacatcaaacttttcaaacctactttctacactttagaattcggtTCAAAGATCTTATgctgccacccttcatatattcctttcttttgatattttcagacaatggtttcaatcatttattttgtgttatgacttatgaattgttttgatatttttgataatttctatttttcactttatctctattcacatgaattacatctacatttatattatttgatatattataaacattagagcaatatattatttgatttaatattaaaaggcaaaaaaataaGCCTAGAttcgtgggtctctcgaccGCGTCGACTCatcgacccgcgacccgaattttcacctcatcgacccggtgctccccgcgaccctaacatcACTGGATCGGATAGGGCCGCGGTGGAGGGCGACGTGGGCTCAGGAGAAGTAGGTCCATTTGTGAATATTTGTACAAGCATCCAATATTCTTTTCTCTTTCTCAATTTAAGTCCATATGAACTTAGACATGTAATTGAATGTATTGATTGTGGTGTAAGCGAATACTTTGGTTCGGAATAAGGTCCTCATATTTATTCATGACGTgttatattttgtaaatatgtgATGTTGTTTTAGTTCGTTCGATTCTTACTAAATTTGTGTTTTCTTGAACTATCGACATTAGTATCAACAAAGGAAAGTAATGAATTCCATTTGAAATACTAATCAAAAGAGCGAAAATTCTCTGGTTCGACATTACACATCAACGGCAAAAGGATAATAAAAGAAGTGGGTattacaaaaacaaataaaattgaattctaaTCCAGTTCCCGGTTAGGAACCGGTCGGTTCCGGTTGTAACTTGaatcgtttttttttaaaatgaaaccGGTATCGaaaccaaataatggccttaaaacaatGTAAAATTTGAACGTATAATGTATATAGGCTTGAAAGGGGTTTAGACATTGTAGATTTCATGCcgtataattaatataaaagatTTGATTTCACAAGGTAATATTTTCTCTCCTTGCTTGAATTTCAACCAAAATATTtgtcagctttgactgcactgcgcaataTTAGTATAATGGTCATAGTTTTCTTCACAGAACTCCGATTAATACATTCTAGGTATCCATGCGAAGATCTTTCGATGATTTCAATTTGAGGCTGCTGCATAACCGCATAAATTCAGCGAACCGTTGACTCTATCtctaaaaaacaaataaaagaaagagtTGGATAAAAATTTCCTTGGCAAGTTTATTTTCATGTCAAACAAACATGTCATTAAAGATAATTAGGCCCTCTCGGGGTACTTGacattttatttctctctcctaATATATTTTAAGCACCAATTATTAAATTTGGtgtaaaaaaaatatctcaaagaTGAGAGAAGTATAAATATATTGACCCGTAACATGGAATTTTATTGCAGTACATATTCAACAAACACAGAATATTAAAACTAAATCGCACAAAAAGACAAGAACGAACAAAAAACACATGAGCCATGAAATTGAAGTTATTCCACAAAGCACACCTAGCGTAGAAAACTCAAATCACACTAGGCCAGGGTTAACATGAGCATACTTACGAATATGGTCATTTTCCTCAAATTTGGCAATgtattttttatcaaaaataacaCACGCTTCTATCCCTCCGCCTCTCGTATCTATCAAGGTTACAAAGTTACCATTACCCACAGTTTCCGATTCCGAGTTATCCGCAACATTCCCTGAGAGCCACACAGGCTTTCCCCATCCAAAGTCAACCTCATTCAGACCCAACTTGTAATACCAAGCAACTTAGCTTGTTGAGGCATCTTTTTCCTAAACGCCTCACAAACTCACCATCTATATTTTCTTCAACTCCCACACCAACTCTCTCAACTTCTTTTCTTTAGGGTTGTTGCAAACAGCAACAGGTGTCCACACGAAATTACCAAAACTATCCTCTGGAAATGGTGGCACTGCCCGCCTCCGCAAGTTGACTGAATGAGCCATCACCAAGGGCTTCGGTTCATCCTCCTCCGCCACAGCCTCCATGAAGCATTTGCATATCAAGGCGGTCACCACATCCACGCGTGATGGGACTGACCAGTTGGGCTTTGAGAATGGATAAAGCAGAAGCATCGAAAACGTATCTTCTGGTTACAAACTTTGCAGGCTCAGCGGCCATGTATTTAGTGAAAGTGGTGAAAGGGACGAACTTATCTGGTGATACCAATAGCCCTATCCTtcccgaaaatatattttcagtCATCCCAGAAGGGCCATGATACTCGATAGTGCGTTATAGGATTTCTTCCACACAGTTATCTTCGAGTAAAGGTGTGGAGTAATCCTCCTCAAGTCAGTTCTAGGAAAGTCTCTTTGTAGCCATTATTGGAGTTCTAGCCCCGACCTACCAAGTCTTTAAGAGCCTTCACAATTGCGGTAACTTGTCCTACGGTATCAGCTACTCACTGAAATAGAATAACATTATGAAGTTCTGTAACCTGACTCATACCTAAAGATTTAAGTTAACACTCCAAAACCCATTTGCACTACCAAACACGCTCTAATTATCTTGCCTAGCTTTTACTATTCGCCTCTAAACttagtttttcttttgtttgtcGTAActtatctaaaataaaataatactagtagaatttaattatttgtttattttgtgcTATAAGTATATTCCCGAGCAAACTCAACATTGTATTATTATCAAAATGAAGattcactctttcttttttaataaatagaAGCGTTTGCACTTATACAATTTTATCTTTCTAGCCGATACGCGAGTTTATTGTAATGAATTTGGAAAATGAACTTGGGATATTTCTTACGAGTCTTCGATAGTTTTTATTATATTCgaattaaattttatagttCATAACAGTTttaagtaaaatgagaataatttTGGATTCATAGGAATACTCCTCCGTCTCATACAAAtagagaatttgaaaatgagatgaattttaatgtgaaattaataaagtatgataaaaaaaaatagaaagaaaaaattattgaaatgttgCAAATATAGAATGGGGTCCACCTcactaaaataacaaaaattgaaaagtggATTAGTTTTTGGGAGATGGACAAATATGGTAAAAGTGAGAACTATTATTAGGAACGAATGAGTAttaatcaatgttttaaaaaccggaccggaccggaccggccggttcaaccgcgaaccggtaggtggTCCGGTCCGGTTAGCACTATAAACCAGTGACATGTTCAACCGCCATGAACCGCCGAAACCGGCCGGTCTGGCCGGGAACCGGAAACCGTTTCAaatgcttttcaaaattttattataaattttggccttgatagaggtcgaactcaagacctcccgATGAACTTACCAACAATTCTACCACTACACTACAAGGACTTCTTGGTAGTAATATGaacataaattattttcatatgttaaacacgaaatatttatcaatataaactaataattcatgtttaatacgtatatatgtatattaagaatatgtgattaattatattaaaagtttactactatttgattatatactaggagtatttactaaatatatgtttttaatttatgtttattcatatatctttgtgtataatattattttgccgcattactttttgaaaataatactatgaacttatttatttttatacataaatattaaattttttatttacaataacttactactagtataatttatatatttaattatatttgttgataaaaaattaataaaattctatcattcactaaaaatatattctttttaattttatattcttttaagataattcattttaattttatatattcttttaaaaaattgttaattttaatatatttcttatattttaattatacttttacaatcactaatctatcaatatctaaagGGACAGTTTTTGGAAGTCTATGTGGCACACATTTGAGCGGGAAAACTATTTATTGGGGAAAAAAAAGGCAAATATTATTGGATAAAAATTGGCCCAATGAGATGCAGAAAAAAATGGCTTCTGTGAGAAGTTTAAGACATTTATAAACTTAACCATTCACTAACCCTGGccctcattctctctctctcaactgGTTTTCTCCAAAGACTGTGTTTATTCATTCATGTGAACTAATGTAAACTATTTTTTTGATTGCAGCTTATCTCATGGGAGTGAGTCAGCCCGGAATCCGTCGATCACTCCAGCGATAGGCAAAGGTAGTATTTTTCAATCTACCCGTTTCTGAAAATTTGAACACCAAAatatcaactttattttacaaATTCTGTAAAACATGAATATAATTAAGAGAAAGATTTCTCACCGTGAACAACGACAACGCCGACATGAAGGAACAGAGAATGACGGCAGCAAGCCAGCCACCGAATGTAGTAGCTGTCGGGGGCCGCAGCGGCAACAACTGGGGTGGGGGCGTGAAACCGAGAGAGTTATGACACAATGGCGAGAAGAAGAAAAGTAGacgaaggagaaaaagaaaagcagCGGAAAACGGTAGGC carries:
- the LOC121782673 gene encoding stemmadenine O-acetyltransferase-like, with amino-acid sequence MLLLYPFSKPNWSVPSRVDVVTALICKCFMEAVAEEDEPKPLVMAHSVNLRRRAVPPFPEDSFGNFVWTPVAVCNNPKEKKLRELLGLNEVDFGWGKPVWLSGNVADNSESETVGNGNFVTLIDTRGGGIEACVIFDKKYIAKFEENDHIRKYAHVNPGLV